From Medicago truncatula cultivar Jemalong A17 chromosome 7, MtrunA17r5.0-ANR, whole genome shotgun sequence, a single genomic window includes:
- the LOC11438379 gene encoding mitochondrial proton/calcium exchanger protein gives MASRVILRKKRNLLFNHFISQHTSVILGFSSVGIGQPFESSELDGLSRFPFSSSATTGHGHDSHEHGRERNMYTVNNDDLEDCSASRFYLHNYFGGLNFGNRTEKIELVSLSRLGWTFQSVRNISTASANQSSLGSNSGGNGNEKSDTKQKKEASPEECDEAVEDLSTIKAKAKAKQLQEPHKSTESIVKKFWAMILGIGPAFRAILLMSRNDWAKKLSHWKDEFKSTLQHYWFGTKLLWADVRISSRLLLKLANGKSLSRRERQQLTRTTIDIFRLVPFAVFIIVPFMEILLPVFLKLFPNMLPSTFQDKMKEQEALKRRLNARIEYAKFLQDTVKEMAKEVQNSRSGEMKKTAEDLDEFMNKVRTGARVSNDEILGFAKLFNDEFTLDNISRPRLVNMCKYMGISPYGTDTYLRYMLRKRLQEIKNDDKLIQEEGVEALSEAELRQACRDRGLLGLRSVEEMRQQLNDWLDLSLNHSLPSSLLILSRAFSVTGKVKPEEVVQATLSSLPDEVVDTVGVTALPSEDSVSERKRKLEYLEMQEELIKEEEEKQAKVTESIGGERNLATKEVAPTTEQTREEIKAKALEKHEQLCEISQALVVLASASSVSKEREEFLRLVKKEMELYNSMVRKEGGEGEQEAKKAYRAARKDSDGALEVAISDKVSSALVDKVDAMLQTLEKEIDDVDAKIGDRWRLLDRDYDGKVTPEEVVSAAMYLKDTLGKEGIQELISNLSKDIDGKILVEDIVKLGTQKKEDADKDEVGRS, from the exons atggcttCAAGAGTGATTTTGCGAAAGAAAAGGAACCTTTTGTTTAATCACTTCATTAGTCAACATACTAGTGTTATCCTTGGATTCTCAAGTGTTGGGATTGGTCAGCCATTTGAATCTAGTGAATTAGATGGCTTGAGTCGGTTTCCCTTTTCTTCGTCCGCAACTACTGGACATGGACATGATTCACATGAACATGGAAGGGAAAGAAATATGTATACTGTCAACAATGATGATTTGGAAGATTGTTCGGCATCAAGATTTTACTTGCATAATTACTTTGGAGGTTTGAATTTTGGAAATAGAACAGAGAAGATAGAGTTAGTTTCTCTTTCGAGATTAGGGTGGACGTTCCAAAGTGTCCGTAACATTTCCACGGCTTCTGCTAATCAATCTAGCTTGGGTAGCAACAGTGGTGGAAATGGAAATGAAAAATCTGATACTAAACAGAAGAAGGAAGCTTCGCCGGAGGAGTGTGATGAGGCTGTTGAAGACTTGAGTACCATAAAAGCGAAAGCTAAGGCTAAACAATTACAAGAACCACATAAGAGTACTGAATCTATTGTAAAGAAATTCTGGGCTATGATTCTAGGAATTGGTCCAGCTTTCCGAGCTATTTTGTTGATGAGCAG GAATGATTGGGCAAAGAAGTTAAGTCATTGGAAGGATGAATTTAAATCCACTCTGCAACACTATTGGTTTGGAACAAAACTACTTTGGGCTGATGTTAGGATAAGCTCCAGATTATTGTTAAAACTTGCCAATGGAAAGAGTCTTTCTAGAAGGGAGAGGCAGCAACTCACGAGGACAACAATCGATATTTTCAGGCTAGTTCCTTTTGCTGTATTTATCATAGTTCCATTCATGGAGATTCTCTTGCCAGTATTCCTGAAACTGTTTCCCAACATGCTGCCTTCCACTTTCCAGGATAAGATGAAAGAACAG GAGGCATTGAAAAGAAGGCTAAATGCAAGGATAGAATATGCCAAATTTCTTCAAGATACTGTAAAAGAAATGGCAAAGGAGGTTCAGAATTCACGAAGTGGAGAAATGAAGAAGACAGCAGAAGATCTTGATGAATTTATGAACAAG GTCAGAACAGGTGCTCGAGTTTCTAATGATGAAATCTTAGGCTTTGCCAAATTATTTAATGACGAGTTCACTTTGGATAACATTAGCAG GCCTCGCTTGGTAAATATGTGTAAATACATGGGTATCAGCCCATATGGTACTGATACATATTTGCGTTATATGCTCCGCAAAAGATTACAGGA GATCAAGAATGATGATAAACTGATTCAAGAAGAAGGTGTGGAGGCTCTTTCAGAAGCAGAGCTTCGTCAAGCTTGTAGAGACCGAGGATTGCTTGGATTGCGTTCAGTGGAAGAAATGCGGCAACAG CTTAATGACTGGCTGGATCTGTCTCTCAACCATTCTTTGCCATCTTCCCTCTTGATTCTTTCTag GGCATTTTCCGTCACAGGAAAGGTCAAACCAGAGGAGGTTGTTCAAGCTACACTCTCTTCTTTGCCAGATGAGGTTGTGGATACTGTTGGGGTGACAGCTTTGCCTTCTGAAGATTCTGTTTCGGAGAGGAAGAGAAAGTTGGAATATCTTGAAATGCAGGAGGAGCTAATCAAG GAGGAGGAAGAGAAGCAGGCCAAAGTGACAGAATCTATAGGTGGCGAAAGGAATTTGGCTACAAAAGAGGTGGCTCCAACGACCGAACAAACACGAGAAGAGATAAAGGCAAAGGCATTGGAAAAACATGAGCAACTTTGTGAGATCAGCCAAGCATTAGTTGTTTTAGCATCAGCATCT TCGGTGAGCAAAGAACGTGAAGAGTTTCTGAGGCTTGTTAAAAAGGAG ATGGAGCTGTATAATAGTATGGTAAGGAAAGAAGGTGGTGAAGGTGAGCAGGAAGCTAAGAAGGCCTATAGAGCTGCAAGGAAGGATAGTGACGGTGCTTTGGAGGTCGCTATTAGTGACAAGGTTTCTTCAGCACTTGTTGACAAG GTTGATGCTATGCTCCAGACacttgaaaaagaaattgatgaCGTTGATGCTAAAATTGGAGACCGGTGGCGGTTGCTAGACAG GGATTATGATGGGAAAGTGACGCCTGAGGAGGTTGTATCCGCTGCTATGTATCTGAAGGACACTTTGGGAAAAGAAGGAATTCAAGAACTTATCAGCAACCTTTCAAAAGATATTG ATGGGAAAATATTGGTGGAAGACATTGTCAAATTGGGCACCCAGAAGAAAGAAGATGCCGATAAAGACGAAGTAGGAAGATCGTAG
- the LOC11426054 gene encoding transcription termination factor MTEF18, mitochondrial gives MSFTKLKKLLPITSTTPNPYPSPMQNTLATILSVPSQISFQRTLLEAACVLCDFGFPWEKLGVLYMEKSSIFGKSVEELKLRLCWFKRFGFGNVEVIGICLAFPFVLSEEVDQIQKGVFGIDGLFSDLKLIFLDNSLGSYVEGNVDSWYEVCRKLRMFFDLSGWKGNVGELMGKNKSIFVDHKEDEIVHRVEYLCRFGGKKEEVALLILQCPEVLKLDLEKTVINVLELLKHFGMSSKDLEDVIENFGHVLGTIRMVNLPNVMRAMGLQEWFCDKLKGGHHQLLADYIASDRNEDRDKVYQDGLRRIHISRARVHSINKLNFLHRLGFGENALTMNLLDCLHGTSSELQERFDCLLRSRIEFSKLCMMVRKTPRILNQNYEIIEQKVIFFNQKMGTTLDYLETFPAMLHYHLDDRIIPRYRFHTWLTERGLSYRKYSVQSMITDSEKKFVARVFKIHPAAPKHWFEQFCRRKLPM, from the exons ATGTCATTTACGAAGCTCAAAAAGCTCTTACCGATTACCTCCACAACACCAAATCCATACCCTTCACCTATGCAGAACACATTGGCAACAATACTTTCTGTTCCCTCACAAATCTCATTTCAAAG GACTCTTTTGGAAGCTGCTTGTGTGCTTTGTGATTTTGGGTTTCCTTGGGAGAAGTTAGGTGTGTTGTATATGGAGAAGAGTTCTATATTTGGGAAAAGTGTTGAAGAGTTGAAATTGAGGCTTTGTTGGTTTAAAAGATTTGGTTTTGGTAATGTTGAAGTTATTGGGATTTGTTTGgcttttccttttgttttgagTGAGGAAGTGGATCAAATTCAAAAGGGTGTTTTTGGGATTGATGGGTTGTTTAGTGAtctaaagttgatttttttggataattCTTTGGGAAGTTATGTTGAGGGGAATGTAGATTCTTGGTATGAGGTGTGTAGAAAATTGAGGATGTTTTTCGATTTAAGTGGATGGAAGGGTAATGTAGGAGAACTCATGGGGAAGAATAAGAGTATATTTGTTGATCACAAAGAAGATGAGATAGTACATAGAGTAGAGTATTTGTGTAGATTTGGTGGAAAGAAGGAGGAAGTGGCTTTGTTGATTCTACAATGTCCTGAagtgttgaagcttgatttggAGAAGACAGTGATTAATGTGTTGGAGCTGTTGAAACACTTTGGCATGAGCTCTAAAGATTTGGAGGatgttattgaaaattttggtcACGTGTTGGGAACAATTAGAATGGTTAATCTACCAAATGTGATGAGAGCTATGGGTTTGCAAGAATGGTTCTGTGATAAGTTAAAGGGTGGACATCATCAGTTGTTAGCGGATTATATCGCAAGTGATCGTAATGAAGACAGGGATAAAGTTTATCAAGATGGTTTGAGGAGAATTCACATTTCACGAGCTCGAGTTCATAGCATTAATAAGTTAAATTTCTTACATAGATTAGGCTTTGGAGAAAATGCATTGACTATGAATCTTTTGGATTGTTTGCACGGCACAAGCAGTGAGTTACAGGAAAGATTTGACTGCCTTCTTCGCTCAAGAATTGAATTCTCAAAGCTCTGCATGATGGTAAGAAAAACCCCAAGGATTCTGAAccaaaattatgaaattatagagcaaaaagtgatttttttcaaCCAGAAAATGGGAACAACTTTGGACTATCTGGAAACTTTTCCAGCAATGTTGCATTATCACTTGGATGACCGAATTATACCTAGGTACAGATTCCATACGTGGCTTACAGAAAGGGGTCTGTCTTATAGAAAATATTCCGTTCAAAGTATGATCACTGATAGTGAAAAGAAATTTGTAGCCCGAGTGTTTAAAATTCACCCAGCTGCTCCAAAACATTGGTTCGAGCAATTCTGTCGCCGTAAATTGCCAATGTAA
- the LOC11435546 gene encoding poly(rC)-binding protein 4: MSQQDQIPINPNIVPQQNQLPPIRMHHPIHMQQQQQMHMSMPNMVMQQMHMPYHMPLQLPYSTHDAGYPSSMKRRRDDEDLGTASSAELSAAKRAKGQDVIFRIVVPSKQIGKVIGKEGCRIQKIREMTRANIKIADAIARHEERVIIISSKDNDEMVTDAEKALEQIANLILKEDNSSFDASKLTAGHVAANTIRLLIAGSQAGGLIGMSGQNIEKLRNSSGAMITVLAPSQLPLCASAHESDRVVQLSGDVSTVMKALEEIGCQLRENPPRQVISISPTYNYAAIRPSQPYLDPNSVDYVTFEMLISETMVGGLIGRCGSNISRIRNESGAMIKVYGGKGEQKHRQIQFGGSAEQVALAKKRVDEYIYDQLIQQPDT, encoded by the exons atgtCACAGCAAGATCAAATCCCAATAAACCCCAACATAGTTCCTCAACAGAACCAATTACCACCAATCCGTATGCATCATCCCATCCAcatgcagcagcagcagcagatGCACATGTCCATGCCCAACATGGTCATGCAACAAATGCACATGCCATATCACATGCCACTTCAGCTCCCATACTCCACCCACGATGCCGGATACCCTTCATCCATGAAGCGTCGTCGAGACGACGAAGATCTGGGTACAGCCTCCTCGGCGGAATTATCAGCGGCGAAACGCGCCAAGGGACAGGATGTGATATTCAGGATCGTTGTGCCGTCGAAGCAGATCGGAAAGGTTATTGGGAAAGAAGGTTGCCGTATACAAAAGATTCGGGAAATGACTAGAGCTAATATCAAAATTGCTGACGCTATTGCT AGACATGAAGAGCGTGTTATCATTATTAGCTCTAAAGATAATGATGAAATGGTTACGGATGCAGAGAAAGCTCTAGAACAGATAGCAAATTTAATCTTAAAG GAAGATAATAGCAGTTTTGATGCATCAAAACTTACTGCAGGGCACGTTGCTGCCAATACAATAAGACTTTTGATTGCTGGGTCCCAGGCAGGTGGATTGATTGGGATGTCGGGTCAAAACATTGAGAAGTTACGGAACTCTTCTGGTGCCATGATTACTGTTCTTGCACCGAGTCAGTTGCCTTTATGTGCTTCTGCCCATGAATCTGATAGAGTAGTACAG TTATCGGGAGATGTTTCCACGGTAATGAAAGCATTGGAGGAGATAGGTTGCCAGTTAAG GGAAAATCCCCCAAGACAAGTGATTTCAATCAGCCCAACATACAACTACGCTGCAATTCGACCATCCCAGCCATATCTTGACCCAAATTCAG TTGATTATGTTACATTTGAGATGCTGATTTCGGAAACAATGGTTGGTGGGTTGATTGGAAGATGTGGCTCAAACATATCAAGGATCAGAAATGAGTCTGGAGCAATGATCAAG GTTTATGGTGGAAAAGGTGAGCAGAAGCATAGGCAAATTCAATTCGGTGGTAGTGCTGAACAG GTAGCTTTGGCAAAAAAGAGAGTTGATGAATATATATACGATCAGTTGATACAGCAACCTGATACATAA